In Choloepus didactylus isolate mChoDid1 chromosome 6, mChoDid1.pri, whole genome shotgun sequence, one DNA window encodes the following:
- the PATE3 gene encoding prostate and testis expressed protein 3, with amino-acid sequence MGKSFLWVFSLFCLLAAATPLKCITCHLRTRTDRCRRGFGVCNAQRDETCMTLKIYQDKQLEITYMECQKFCRNLTFDLNKRTYVYKCCTHNYCNIKF; translated from the exons ATGGGCAAATCCTTCTTGTGGGTCTTCTCCCTGTTCTGCCTCCTTGCAG CAGCCACCCCACTGAAGTGCATAACGTGCCACCTTCGCACACGGACAGACCGCTGCAGAAGAGGTTTCGGTGTCTGCAATGCTCAGCGTGACGAGACCTGCATGACCTTAAAGATATATCAGG ACAAACAACTGGAGATAACATACATGGAGTGTCAGAAATTCTGCAGAAACCTGACATTTGATCTTAACAAGCGGACTTACGTTTACAAATGCTGTACTCACAATTATTGTAACATCAAATTCTAA